Proteins from one Faecalibacterium sp. I3-3-33 genomic window:
- a CDS encoding AraC family transcriptional regulator, whose amino-acid sequence MQNQASLQETKQHGAVRFPFNLYPCTIPGDFQQVALHWHESMELVFVKQGMGLVQVGAVTYPAYRGDIFIFAPGTLHALRQAEGQRMEYENIIFEPELLGGAEDLCAEKYLLPLQSGRLLLPVRLTPNDLCYLQAAACLRELEDANRAKRPGYELLVKGALLRFLALLIAQGRQCLPTETADTQRLKAVLQWLSAHYAEPLRVADAAGVCSFSASHFMRWFRQMTGQSFIAFLNEYRLNTAAEALQTTDETVLTIASRCGFENLSYFNRAFKAHFGMTPRDYRKK is encoded by the coding sequence ATGCAAAATCAGGCTTCTTTGCAGGAGACTAAACAGCACGGTGCCGTGCGCTTTCCGTTCAATTTGTACCCCTGCACCATTCCGGGGGATTTTCAGCAGGTAGCACTGCACTGGCACGAGAGCATGGAGCTGGTCTTTGTCAAGCAGGGCATGGGGCTGGTACAGGTGGGCGCTGTGACCTACCCGGCCTACCGGGGGGATATCTTTATTTTTGCCCCGGGCACGCTCCACGCACTGCGGCAGGCAGAGGGGCAGCGCATGGAATACGAAAACATCATCTTTGAGCCGGAGCTGCTGGGCGGCGCAGAGGACCTTTGCGCCGAGAAATATCTGCTGCCGCTGCAAAGCGGGCGGCTTTTGCTGCCGGTGCGGCTGACCCCGAACGATTTGTGCTATCTGCAAGCCGCCGCCTGCCTGCGGGAGCTGGAGGATGCCAACCGCGCCAAGCGCCCCGGCTACGAGCTGCTGGTAAAAGGGGCGCTGCTGCGCTTTCTTGCCCTGCTCATTGCGCAGGGCAGGCAGTGTCTCCCCACCGAAACTGCCGACACCCAGCGGCTGAAAGCGGTGCTGCAATGGCTTTCGGCGCATTATGCCGAGCCGCTCCGGGTGGCCGATGCCGCCGGAGTCTGCTCCTTCAGCGCCAGCCATTTTATGCGCTGGTTCCGGCAGATGACCGGGCAGAGCTTTATCGCCTTTCTGAACGAGTACCGGCTGAACACCGCCGCCGAGGCGCTGCAAACCACGGACGAGACCGTGCTGACCATCGCCTCCCGGTGCGGGTTTGAGAACCTCTCCTATTTTAACCGGGCGTTCAAGGCGCATTTTGGTATGACCCCCCGGGACTACCGGAAAAAATAA
- the tatA gene encoding twin-arginine translocase TatA/TatE family subunit, protein MRIGTNELLIILVVVLLIFGPKNLPKLGKMFGKTINGFKKGMEDEDAEQSEETVKKADKKDEDEE, encoded by the coding sequence ATGCGTATTGGTACTAATGAGCTGCTGATCATTCTGGTTGTCGTTCTGCTGATCTTTGGACCCAAGAACCTGCCGAAGCTGGGCAAGATGTTCGGCAAGACCATCAATGGCTTCAAGAAGGGCATGGAGGACGAGGACGCCGAGCAGTCCGAGGAGACCGTGAAGAAGGCTGATAAGAAGGACGAAGACGAGGAGTAA
- a CDS encoding twin-arginine translocase TatA/TatE family subunit, with protein MKIGFWELIVIVIVAFVFIGPDQLPVYAKKIGKMLRELKKYTGAASEEIQKNVVEPLNEIQAPLKEAVAPLTDIKKDIDSSMRDVTKSFTGIGKTSKEEAAKKQAETEEVTDLTEDTVEELPEQPAETPAETVETAPTEVAETAEAPAEKPEQPAAEAAQPAAEPVAEPVQEAPAAAEEAAEAAPAEEAKV; from the coding sequence ATGAAAATTGGTTTTTGGGAACTTATCGTCATCGTCATTGTGGCGTTTGTGTTCATCGGCCCGGACCAGCTGCCTGTCTACGCAAAGAAGATCGGCAAGATGCTCCGCGAGCTGAAGAAATACACCGGCGCTGCTTCTGAAGAGATCCAGAAGAATGTGGTGGAGCCGCTGAACGAGATCCAGGCACCCCTGAAAGAGGCTGTTGCCCCCCTGACCGATATCAAAAAGGATATCGACAGCAGCATGCGGGACGTGACCAAGAGCTTTACCGGCATTGGCAAGACCAGCAAAGAGGAAGCCGCCAAGAAGCAGGCTGAGACCGAGGAGGTCACCGACCTGACCGAGGATACCGTGGAGGAGCTGCCCGAGCAGCCCGCCGAGACCCCGGCTGAAACGGTGGAGACCGCCCCCACTGAGGTTGCCGAAACGGCGGAAGCCCCTGCTGAAAAGCCGGAGCAGCCCGCTGCCGAGGCTGCACAGCCTGCTGCCGAGCCGGTGGCTGAGCCCGTGCAGGAAGCCCCTGCCGCAGCCGAGGAGGCTGCTGAAGCTGCACCCGCTGAAGAAGCAAAGGTGTAA
- a CDS encoding SseB family protein produces the protein MARRTDGGVRFRPVGSRRSRTAPVYSPRGTGCPAIEQAVQGLYKGQNEESFWSLMSALNYALELETHVLVPLQTALSAQGAPAPWMEHPIPAEKADGLALWTLRNDKGRCWLPLFTSVAAAGADRSTGSRPMADRTLEQAMQLALDTPGIDGVVLDPWSNSASLDGALLNGLLHAGHTPEGPGAEEAEAGKEAARAGHWAAAAECYQKAAEQGNSAGLSLLGECLYQGRGVPKSAAQARKLWKAAAESGEPIALLNLGDDCAARGDNGKALLWYRRARQNAAAVPDIEYTPRVCLRLAQYETRYTSRKKALAQAAEAKQAFTILQREHEPDADRWLQEAEQLLYELTHEPPAAPAAYNIESLQLD, from the coding sequence ATGGCAAGACGAACAGACGGCGGGGTACGCTTCCGCCCGGTGGGCAGCCGCCGCAGCCGCACCGCACCGGTGTACAGCCCGCGCGGCACCGGCTGCCCGGCCATCGAGCAGGCAGTGCAGGGGCTGTACAAGGGGCAGAACGAGGAAAGCTTCTGGTCTTTGATGAGCGCTTTGAACTATGCGCTGGAGTTGGAGACCCATGTACTGGTGCCGCTGCAGACGGCGCTTTCGGCGCAGGGCGCGCCCGCCCCGTGGATGGAGCACCCCATCCCGGCAGAAAAGGCCGATGGCCTTGCCTTGTGGACGCTGCGCAACGATAAGGGGCGCTGCTGGCTGCCGCTGTTTACCTCGGTGGCAGCTGCCGGTGCAGACCGCAGCACCGGCAGCCGCCCCATGGCTGACCGCACCTTAGAACAAGCCATGCAGCTGGCGCTGGACACCCCGGGCATCGACGGCGTGGTGCTGGACCCGTGGAGCAATTCCGCCTCGCTGGACGGTGCACTGCTCAACGGTCTGCTGCACGCAGGCCACACCCCGGAGGGTCCCGGCGCAGAGGAGGCCGAAGCCGGTAAGGAGGCCGCCCGCGCCGGACACTGGGCGGCAGCGGCAGAGTGCTACCAGAAAGCCGCCGAGCAGGGAAATTCTGCCGGGCTATCGCTGCTGGGCGAGTGCTTGTATCAGGGGCGTGGCGTGCCCAAAAGCGCTGCGCAGGCGCGCAAGCTGTGGAAAGCTGCTGCCGAAAGCGGAGAACCCATCGCCCTTTTGAACCTTGGCGACGACTGCGCCGCCCGGGGTGACAACGGCAAGGCGCTGTTGTGGTACCGCCGGGCGCGGCAGAACGCGGCAGCGGTGCCGGATATCGAGTACACGCCCCGGGTCTGTCTGCGGCTGGCGCAGTACGAGACCCGCTACACCTCCCGCAAAAAGGCGCTGGCGCAGGCGGCAGAAGCAAAGCAGGCCTTTACCATTTTGCAGCGGGAGCACGAGCCGGACGCCGACCGCTGGTTACAGGAAGCGGAACAGCTGCTCTACGAGCTGACCCACGAGCCGCCCGCGGCTCCGGCGGCATATAACATAGAATCTTTACAATTGGACTAA
- a CDS encoding heavy-metal-associated domain-containing protein, whose protein sequence is MIQTTVEVDGMACSMCEAHINDAVRNAFPVEKVSSSHAKGKTVILSKEPLDENALRAAIEATGYHVGTIHSAPYEKKGLFSFFKK, encoded by the coding sequence ATGATCCAGACGACCGTAGAAGTAGACGGCATGGCGTGTTCCATGTGCGAAGCCCATATCAATGACGCCGTGCGCAATGCGTTCCCTGTGGAGAAGGTCTCGTCCTCTCATGCCAAGGGCAAGACCGTGATCCTTTCCAAGGAACCGCTGGACGAAAACGCGCTCCGCGCCGCCATCGAAGCCACCGGATACCATGTGGGCACCATCCACAGTGCACCGTATGAAAAGAAGGGGCTGTTCTCTTTTTTCAAAAAGTGA
- a CDS encoding glycogen/starch/alpha-glucan phosphorylase: MSFTETLQSITGKLLADCTDQELYLALLELVRQKSADRVQPVTGRKLYYISAEFLIGKLLSNNLINLGLYDEARSALAAAGKRLSDIEEVEPEPSLGNGGLGRLAACFLDSLATLNLPGDGVGLRYHFGLFHQSFEDGVQNEKPDPWLTAHSWAEKTDTTYPVELAGKEYTARLYKLAVTGYEGRTNTLNLFDLDTIDESIVHDGIAFDKTAIDKNLTLFLYPDDSDEAGRRLRVYQQYLMVSAGAQLILAECAARGCNFHDLADYAAIQINDTHPSMVIPELIRLLGERGIEFEEAVEIVTKTCAYTNHTILAEALEKWPRAYLDAVVPQLMPIIEKLDALARTRTEDESLAIIDKDDRVHMAHMDIHFTHSTNGVAALHTEILKNSELHGFYELYPEKFNNKTNGITFRRWLLECDPRLTATLEKHIGSGFCKDAAELEKLLAFADDETVLNELTAVKKANKEALADWLLHTQKVRVNTDAVFDIQSKRLHEYKRQQLNLLYLIHQYYEIKAGHLPAAPLVSIFGAKAAPAYTIAKDIIHALLTLSKVIAADPEVSKWLQVVFVENYNVTAAEKLIPACDLSEQISLASKEASGTGNMKFMLNGALTLGTMDGANVEISQQVGEENIYIFGQTSDQVIHRYAVGDYDPAQWVEGDANIRRAISFLTGPEMLAAGHAENLTRLHDELIHKDWFQTLPDFNAYIVRKGQALSDYACDPMGWRRKCLVNIAKAGMFSSDRTIAEYDRDIWHLGK, encoded by the coding sequence ATGAGCTTTACCGAAACGTTACAGAGTATCACCGGCAAGCTGCTGGCAGACTGCACCGACCAGGAGCTGTATCTGGCACTGCTGGAACTTGTGCGGCAGAAGAGCGCCGACCGCGTGCAGCCGGTCACCGGGCGCAAGCTGTACTATATCAGCGCCGAATTTCTCATTGGCAAGCTGCTGTCCAACAACCTCATCAATCTGGGGCTGTACGATGAAGCCCGGTCTGCGCTGGCTGCTGCGGGAAAGCGCCTTTCCGATATTGAAGAGGTAGAGCCGGAGCCTTCTCTGGGCAACGGCGGCCTGGGCCGTCTGGCTGCCTGCTTCCTCGATTCACTGGCAACACTGAACCTGCCCGGTGACGGCGTGGGTCTGCGGTACCACTTCGGCCTGTTCCATCAGTCCTTTGAGGACGGTGTGCAGAACGAAAAGCCCGACCCGTGGCTGACTGCCCACAGCTGGGCGGAAAAGACCGACACCACCTACCCGGTGGAGCTGGCCGGCAAGGAGTACACCGCCCGGCTGTACAAGCTGGCGGTCACCGGCTACGAGGGACGCACCAACACCCTGAACCTGTTCGACCTTGATACCATTGACGAGAGCATCGTCCATGACGGTATTGCCTTCGACAAGACCGCGATTGATAAGAACCTGACCCTCTTCCTCTACCCGGACGATTCCGACGAGGCAGGCCGCCGTCTGCGGGTGTACCAGCAGTACCTGATGGTTTCTGCCGGTGCACAGCTCATTCTGGCTGAGTGCGCCGCCCGGGGCTGCAACTTCCATGATCTGGCGGACTACGCCGCTATCCAGATCAACGACACCCACCCCAGCATGGTCATCCCGGAGTTGATCCGTTTGCTGGGCGAGCGCGGCATCGAATTTGAAGAGGCCGTGGAGATCGTCACCAAGACCTGCGCCTACACCAACCACACCATTCTGGCCGAAGCACTGGAAAAGTGGCCCCGCGCCTATCTGGATGCCGTGGTGCCGCAGCTGATGCCCATCATTGAAAAGCTGGATGCGCTGGCACGCACCCGCACCGAGGACGAGAGCCTTGCCATCATCGACAAGGACGACCGGGTGCACATGGCACACATGGACATCCACTTCACCCACTCCACCAACGGCGTGGCGGCACTGCACACCGAAATTTTGAAAAATTCCGAGCTGCACGGCTTCTACGAGCTGTACCCGGAAAAGTTCAACAACAAGACCAACGGCATCACCTTCCGCCGCTGGCTGCTGGAATGTGACCCGCGCCTGACCGCTACGCTGGAAAAGCACATCGGCTCCGGTTTCTGCAAGGACGCCGCCGAACTGGAAAAGCTGCTGGCCTTTGCCGACGACGAAACGGTGCTGAACGAGTTGACCGCCGTGAAAAAGGCCAACAAGGAAGCGCTGGCCGACTGGCTGCTGCACACCCAGAAGGTGCGCGTGAACACCGATGCAGTGTTCGATATCCAGTCCAAGCGTCTGCATGAGTATAAGCGCCAGCAGCTCAACCTGCTGTACCTCATCCACCAGTACTACGAGATCAAGGCAGGACACCTGCCCGCTGCTCCGCTGGTGAGCATCTTCGGTGCCAAAGCCGCTCCCGCCTATACCATTGCAAAAGACATCATCCATGCGCTGCTGACCCTCTCCAAGGTCATCGCCGCAGACCCGGAGGTGTCCAAGTGGCTGCAGGTGGTGTTCGTGGAGAATTACAACGTCACCGCCGCCGAAAAGCTGATCCCGGCCTGCGACCTGTCCGAGCAGATCAGCCTTGCCTCCAAGGAGGCCTCCGGCACCGGCAACATGAAGTTTATGCTGAACGGCGCGCTGACGCTGGGCACCATGGATGGTGCCAACGTGGAGATCAGCCAGCAGGTGGGGGAAGAGAACATCTATATCTTCGGCCAGACCTCCGATCAGGTCATCCACCGCTACGCCGTGGGCGATTACGACCCCGCCCAGTGGGTGGAGGGCGATGCCAACATCCGCCGCGCCATCAGCTTCCTGACCGGGCCGGAGATGCTGGCCGCCGGTCATGCCGAAAACCTGACCCGCCTGCATGACGAGCTGATCCACAAGGACTGGTTCCAGACCCTGCCGGACTTCAACGCCTACATTGTGCGCAAAGGGCAGGCGCTCAGCGATTACGCCTGCGACCCCATGGGCTGGCGGCGCAAGTGCCTTGTGAACATTGCCAAGGCGGGCATGTTCTCCTCTGACCGCACCATTGCCGAGTACGACCGCGACATCTGGCATCTGGGCAAGTAA
- the tatC gene encoding twin-arginine translocase subunit TatC gives MATNKKRKKKAEVMAEDGSMTLTGHLKELRNRLIICAVVFVVGVVVSLAYADRLIDLLTAMGRDYYQFVSIAPQEKLMQYFRVSILAGVVVTVPVAFYNIYAFAKPGLKKSESTFFKLVMLLGLILFCVGVLFAYKLMMPFMLRFLSTGIEGAEYIQTTTSIESYVNLCLTMFIIFGCVFEMPLITIILSKMGIINPQILKQVRGVAIVVIFFIAAVVTPPDIVSQCMVALPMVLLYFVSIFLSGIFYKPHDTDEDDEDEEEEEAESKD, from the coding sequence GTGGCTACAAACAAAAAGCGCAAAAAGAAAGCCGAAGTCATGGCAGAGGACGGCAGCATGACGCTGACCGGCCATCTGAAAGAACTGCGGAACCGGCTCATCATCTGCGCGGTGGTGTTTGTGGTGGGCGTGGTGGTCTCGCTGGCGTATGCAGACCGTCTGATCGATCTGCTTACCGCCATGGGCCGCGACTATTACCAGTTCGTGTCCATTGCCCCGCAGGAAAAACTGATGCAGTATTTCCGGGTGTCCATTCTGGCCGGTGTGGTGGTAACGGTGCCTGTGGCCTTTTACAACATCTACGCCTTTGCAAAGCCGGGCCTGAAAAAGAGCGAGAGCACCTTTTTCAAGCTGGTCATGCTGCTGGGTCTGATTTTGTTCTGCGTGGGCGTGCTGTTTGCCTATAAGCTCATGATGCCGTTCATGCTGCGGTTCCTCAGCACCGGCATCGAAGGTGCAGAGTACATCCAGACCACGACCAGTATTGAGAGCTACGTCAACCTCTGCCTGACCATGTTCATCATCTTTGGCTGTGTATTTGAGATGCCGCTGATCACCATCATCCTTTCCAAGATGGGCATCATCAACCCGCAGATCCTCAAGCAGGTGCGCGGCGTAGCCATCGTGGTCATCTTCTTCATCGCTGCCGTGGTCACCCCGCCGGACATCGTGTCCCAGTGCATGGTGGCACTCCCCATGGTGCTGCTGTACTTTGTCAGCATCTTCCTGAGCGGCATCTTCTACAAGCCGCACGATACGGACGAGGATGACGAGGACGAAGAAGAGGAAGAAGCGGAGAGCAAGGACTGA
- a CDS encoding ABC transporter ATP-binding protein, with amino-acid sequence MNRMLGYLKGYKRESVLAPLFKMLEATFDLFVPLVMADIVNVGIAAHDLHYILVRCGLLLLLAFIGLTCSLTAQYFSAKAAVGYSTALRHALFAHIQSLSFSEMDTLGTSTLITRMTSDVNQVQSGLNLFLRLFLRSPFVVLGAMVMAFTVNARAAMIFVVTIPLLSVVVFGVMVITRPLYKTVQTRLDRVLGLTRENLTGVRVVRAFDKEQSEIDRFEDANALLTGMQLHVGHLSALMNPLTYVLINLAIVALLYVGSIEINVGGMASGDVIALVNYMNQILVELVKLANLIVQISKALACAGRVQAVLDTKPGMTFPAELLGEVAEDKTGDAVRFDHVGLTYAGAGAPSLTDISFTAKKGQTIGVIGGTGSGKSSLVNLIPRFYDATEGSVEIFGRLVQSYPRDALRGRVAVVMQKAQLFGGTIRSNLLWGNKDATDADLWAALETAQAADFVRAKPLGLDEPVEQGGRNLSGGQKQRLTIARALVGKPDILILDDSASALDYATDAALRKALAALPGALTVFIVSQRAASLQHADQILVLDDGHLVGIGTHSALRSSCPVYEEIYESQFKKGEAEA; translated from the coding sequence TTGAACCGGATGCTTGGCTACCTGAAGGGCTACAAGCGCGAAAGCGTGCTTGCACCGCTCTTTAAGATGCTGGAAGCCACCTTTGACCTGTTTGTGCCGCTGGTCATGGCGGATATCGTCAATGTGGGCATTGCAGCACATGACCTGCATTATATTCTGGTGCGGTGCGGCCTTTTGCTGCTGCTGGCTTTCATCGGCCTTACCTGCAGCCTGACCGCACAGTATTTTTCCGCCAAGGCGGCGGTGGGCTACTCCACCGCGCTGCGGCATGCTCTGTTTGCCCATATCCAGAGCCTGAGCTTTTCAGAGATGGATACGCTGGGCACCAGCACCCTCATTACCCGCATGACCAGCGATGTCAATCAGGTGCAAAGCGGGCTTAACCTGTTTTTGCGCCTGTTTCTGCGCAGCCCCTTTGTGGTTCTGGGCGCTATGGTCATGGCCTTTACGGTCAACGCCCGGGCGGCAATGATCTTTGTAGTCACCATCCCGCTGCTCAGCGTGGTGGTGTTCGGCGTGATGGTGATCACCCGGCCGCTGTACAAGACGGTGCAGACCCGGCTGGATCGGGTGCTGGGCCTGACCCGCGAGAACCTGACCGGCGTGCGCGTGGTGCGCGCCTTTGATAAGGAGCAGAGCGAGATCGACCGCTTTGAGGACGCCAACGCCCTGCTGACCGGGATGCAGCTGCACGTCGGCCATCTTTCAGCGCTGATGAACCCGCTGACCTATGTGCTCATCAACCTTGCCATCGTGGCGCTGCTGTATGTAGGCAGCATCGAGATCAACGTGGGCGGCATGGCCTCCGGTGATGTCATTGCGCTGGTAAACTACATGAACCAGATCCTTGTGGAACTGGTAAAGCTGGCGAACCTCATCGTGCAGATCAGCAAGGCGCTGGCCTGTGCAGGCCGTGTGCAGGCGGTGCTGGATACAAAACCCGGCATGACCTTCCCGGCCGAGCTGCTGGGCGAAGTGGCTGAGGACAAGACCGGCGATGCCGTGCGCTTTGACCATGTAGGTCTGACCTACGCCGGGGCAGGCGCACCCAGCCTGACCGATATCAGCTTTACCGCCAAAAAGGGCCAGACCATCGGCGTCATCGGCGGCACCGGCAGCGGTAAATCCAGCCTTGTGAACCTCATCCCGCGCTTTTACGATGCCACCGAGGGCAGCGTGGAGATCTTTGGCCGCCTGGTGCAAAGCTACCCCCGGGACGCTTTGCGCGGCAGGGTGGCGGTGGTCATGCAGAAGGCGCAGCTCTTCGGCGGCACCATCCGCTCCAACCTTTTGTGGGGCAACAAGGACGCCACCGATGCCGACCTGTGGGCAGCGCTGGAAACGGCACAGGCCGCAGACTTTGTGCGTGCAAAGCCCCTTGGGCTGGACGAGCCGGTAGAGCAGGGCGGACGCAACCTTTCCGGCGGACAGAAGCAGCGGCTCACCATCGCCCGTGCACTGGTGGGCAAGCCGGACATTTTGATTTTGGACGACAGCGCCAGCGCACTGGACTACGCCACTGACGCCGCCCTGCGCAAGGCACTGGCGGCGCTGCCCGGGGCACTGACCGTGTTCATCGTCAGCCAGCGCGCCGCCAGCTTGCAGCACGCCGACCAGATCTTGGTGCTGGATGATGGTCATCTGGTGGGCATCGGCACCCACAGCGCACTGCGCAGCAGCTGCCCGGTGTACGAGGAGATCTACGAGAGCCAGTTCAAGAAAGGGGAGGCAGAAGCATGA
- a CDS encoding ABC transporter ATP-binding protein: MSAKAKNKLTPQQRKATLNRVLHKIRPYSAFVVCSLLVAAVSVAAQLYIPILCGDAIDKMLGRGNVDLAGVLRIAASILVVAGVAALAQWLLSVCNNRITFSVSRDLRNEALRKIQTLPLSYLDSHPSGDIVSRMVADVDTFADGLLMGFTQLFSGILTIFGTLLFMLRENVPITLVVVCITPLSLVVAGFLAKRSYGYFQSQSTVRGKQTALVNEMIEGQKVVQAFGHEAESLAAFDAVNGQLQEVSLKAIFFSSLTNPATRFVNNIVYAGVGLVGALYAVRGGITIGQLSVFLSYANQYTKPFNEISGVVTELQNALACAARVFELLDAEDQMPEAENAAVLQPDGHVQLQDVSFRYLPDRPLIEGLSLDVQPGQRIAIVGPTGCGKTTLINLLMRFYDVNSGSIKVSGTDIRDVTRASLRGSYGMVLQDTWLRAGTVRENIAYGKPDATMDEVIAAAKAAHAHSFIRRLPDGYDTIIAEDGGNISQGQKQLLCIARVMLCLPPMLILDEATSSIDTRTEVRIQKAFARMMQGRTSFIVAHRLSTIREADVILVMKDGHIVEQGNHDQLLAQGGFYAKLYNSQFEGVQT; this comes from the coding sequence ATGAGTGCAAAAGCAAAAAACAAGCTGACCCCGCAGCAGCGCAAGGCCACCCTGAACCGGGTGCTGCACAAGATACGTCCGTACAGCGCCTTTGTGGTGTGCAGCCTGCTGGTGGCGGCAGTCAGCGTAGCCGCTCAGCTGTATATCCCCATCCTGTGCGGTGACGCCATTGATAAGATGCTGGGCAGGGGCAATGTAGACCTTGCCGGGGTGCTGCGCATTGCGGCAAGCATTCTTGTGGTAGCCGGTGTGGCTGCCCTTGCGCAGTGGCTTTTGAGCGTGTGCAACAACCGCATTACCTTCTCGGTCAGCCGCGACCTGCGCAACGAGGCGCTGCGCAAAATTCAGACCCTGCCGCTGTCCTATCTGGACAGTCACCCCTCCGGCGATATCGTCAGCCGCATGGTGGCAGATGTGGACACCTTTGCGGACGGTCTATTGATGGGCTTTACCCAGCTGTTCTCCGGCATTCTGACCATCTTTGGCACCCTGCTGTTCATGCTGCGGGAGAACGTGCCCATCACGCTGGTGGTGGTGTGCATCACCCCGCTGAGCCTTGTGGTGGCGGGCTTTCTGGCAAAGCGCAGTTACGGCTACTTCCAGAGCCAGAGCACCGTCCGCGGCAAACAGACCGCGCTGGTCAACGAGATGATCGAAGGCCAGAAGGTGGTGCAGGCCTTTGGCCATGAAGCCGAAAGCCTTGCCGCCTTTGACGCGGTGAACGGACAATTACAGGAGGTGAGCCTGAAGGCCATCTTTTTCTCCAGCCTGACCAACCCCGCCACCCGCTTTGTGAACAACATCGTGTACGCAGGCGTGGGTCTTGTGGGTGCGCTGTACGCCGTGCGCGGCGGCATCACCATCGGCCAGCTGAGCGTTTTTCTGAGCTACGCCAACCAGTATACGAAACCCTTCAACGAGATCTCGGGCGTTGTCACCGAGTTACAGAACGCACTGGCCTGCGCCGCCCGGGTGTTTGAACTGCTGGACGCCGAAGATCAGATGCCGGAGGCCGAAAACGCCGCTGTGTTGCAGCCGGACGGCCATGTGCAGTTACAGGATGTTTCCTTCCGCTATCTGCCCGACCGCCCGCTCATCGAGGGGCTCTCGCTGGACGTGCAGCCCGGCCAGCGCATTGCCATCGTAGGCCCTACCGGCTGCGGCAAGACCACCCTGATCAACCTGCTGATGCGGTTCTATGATGTGAACAGCGGCAGCATCAAGGTGTCCGGCACCGATATCCGGGATGTGACCCGCGCTTCCCTGCGCGGCAGCTACGGCATGGTGCTGCAGGACACATGGCTGCGTGCCGGTACGGTGCGGGAGAACATCGCCTACGGCAAGCCGGACGCCACCATGGACGAGGTGATCGCCGCCGCCAAGGCTGCCCATGCCCACAGCTTTATCCGCCGTCTGCCCGATGGCTACGACACCATTATTGCAGAGGACGGCGGCAACATCAGTCAGGGACAAAAGCAGCTGCTCTGCATCGCCCGCGTGATGCTCTGCCTGCCGCCCATGCTGATTCTGGACGAAGCCACCTCCTCCATTGATACCCGCACTGAGGTGCGCATCCAGAAGGCTTTTGCCCGCATGATGCAGGGGCGCACCAGCTTTATCGTGGCGCACCGTCTTTCCACCATCCGGGAAGCAGATGTTATCCTTGTGATGAAGGACGGCCACATCGTGGAGCAGGGCAACCATGACCAGCTGCTGGCACAGGGCGGCTTCTACGCCAAGCTCTACAACAGCCAGTTTGAGGGCGTGCAGACCTGA